Part of the Tepiditoga spiralis genome, TATAAAAAAGGATTTGAACAATCAACAATAAATTATGTAATAGCTGACATTCAATAAAGGAGGATTTTAATAAAATGATTACCATTTTCATTGCACTTTTAGTAGGTATAATATCCATTTTTTTTGGGATTTATATTGGAAATAAAAAATTTATTGGTTCTTTAAAATTAAAAAAAGAAGAAATTGAAAAATTTTTAAACCAATCAAAAAAAGATGCAGAAGAACTTAAAATTAAAGCAAAAGAAGAAGCTAAGGCATTAAGAAAAAAAGAACTCGTAGAAGCACGTGAAGAAATACATAAAATGAAAGATGAAGCAGAACGTGAATTAAAAAAACAAAAAAATGATTTTAAAGTACTCGAAGAAAGATTAATTAGACGTGAAGAAAATTTAGATAGAAAAGAACAAAATATAGAAACTTTAAAAGAAAAATTAGAAACTGAAAAAGAATCTATTAAAGAAAAGTTATTAGAAGCAGAAAATAAATTACATGAAATTGCTGCTTTAACAGAGGAAGAAGCTAAACAAATAATATTAAACGAAGTAACAGAAAAATATGAAAAAACTTTAGCACAAAAGTATAAAGAAATGAAAGAAGAATATGAAGATGATGCTAAAAAATATGCAAAATGGGTAATTACAACTTCAATTCAAAGATATGCATCTGATGTTACTTCTGAAATAACAACGTCAACAGTTACATTACCAACAGATGATATGAAAGGTAGAATAATAGGAAGAGAAGGAAGAAATATTAGAACATTTGAAAAACTAACTGGAACAGATTTAATAATAGATGATACTCCAGAAATTGTTGTTTTATCTTGTTTCAATCCATTGAGACGTGAAATAGCAAAAAGAACTCTTGAAGCTCTAGTTGCAGATGGAAGAATACATCCAGCAAGAATAGAAGAAATATACGATAAATCAAAAAAAGAAGTTGAAGAATTTATAAAAGAAGCTGGTAAAGAAGCAATAATGAGAGTAGGAATAAAATCACCTCATCCTGAACTAATTAAGTTGCTTGGAAGACTTAAATTTAGAACAAGTTATGGTCAAGATGTGCTTGAACATTCTATAGAAGTTGCTCAATTTGCTGGATTAATGGCAAATGAACTTGGCTTAAATGTTGAACTTGCAAAAAGAGCTGCTCTTTTCCATGATTTAGGTAAAGCAATTGATCATGAGGTTGAAGGATCACATGCAATTGTAGGAGGACAAATAGCTAAAAGATACAATGAAAAACCAGCTGTTGTAAATGGAATTCAATATCATCACAATGAAGTTGATCCAATGACTCCAGAAGCAATATTAGTTGGTGCAGCAGATGCTTTATCAGCCGCTAGACCTGGTGCAAGACGTGAAGCACTTGAAAATTATGTAAGACGTATAGAACAACTCGAAGAAATTGCTAAATCATTTAGATATGTAGATAAAGCTTATGCAATTCAAGCTGGTAGAGAAGTTAGAATAATAATTCAACCTGATAAAATAGACGATGCTCTTGCAGAAAAATTATCTCACGATGTATCACATCAAATAGAAGAAAAAATGCAATATCCTGGTGTAATAAAAGTAACTGTAATAAGAGAAAAAAGAAGTGTATCTTACGCTTCATAAAAAAATACCCTTTTTAAAAGGGTATTTTTTTATTCTCTTTCTTTATTTAGATTTAAAAATTCAGTAACTACTTTAATTTCTTCCTTTATTATTTCTGGATAAACGTAACCTTTAAATCCCAATCCTATTAAAAACGTTTTTAAAACATCTGCTACTGTAAATGAAGCATCAACATCAAAGCCTTTGGCTCTCAATACATCTTTTATTAAAATATTAAATTTATCATCTATTTCCTTTATCATCTTTAATGTTATTTTTGATCTATATGGATATGTTATTATCTGAGAAAAAGCTGCCATATTATCTGATGGAGTAAATAGTTTTACTATTTTCTTTTCAAAATCTCCTGGTGCTTCTAATATGTCTGTTATCCAAGTATCTAATATAAATCTTGCAGTTTCTACCATTGCACCATCTTTTGAACCAAAATAATAATGCAAAGATGCTATGGTTAAATCTGCTTCATTAGCTATTTTTCTTGTTGTTGTAGCACTAATACTATTTTCATTTATTATACTTATTATTGAATTCATTAGTTCTTTTTTTCTCTTTAATCTTAGTTCAGGATTTGGTCTTCTTGCCATATTATTCACTCCTTTTCCTAAATTTTATAATTATTAATAATATTATAACCCTATTATTTTAATAAGAGATGTTTGATATATTAATTAAAAGTTAACGTTATAAGATTAAAAAATATCATTAAAGTTTATTTTTTAAATATGTTTCATTAAATATTTAAAAAGAGGTAGATAATCTACCTCTTTTTAAATATAATATAAATTATTTTATAGCATTAGTAACTGTTGTATATGTTTCTGTTCCTGTTTTAATAAAGTTCATAAAAGTTGTTACTGTATTCATTACATCAAA contains:
- the rny gene encoding ribonuclease Y — translated: MITIFIALLVGIISIFFGIYIGNKKFIGSLKLKKEEIEKFLNQSKKDAEELKIKAKEEAKALRKKELVEAREEIHKMKDEAERELKKQKNDFKVLEERLIRREENLDRKEQNIETLKEKLETEKESIKEKLLEAENKLHEIAALTEEEAKQIILNEVTEKYEKTLAQKYKEMKEEYEDDAKKYAKWVITTSIQRYASDVTSEITTSTVTLPTDDMKGRIIGREGRNIRTFEKLTGTDLIIDDTPEIVVLSCFNPLRREIAKRTLEALVADGRIHPARIEEIYDKSKKEVEEFIKEAGKEAIMRVGIKSPHPELIKLLGRLKFRTSYGQDVLEHSIEVAQFAGLMANELGLNVELAKRAALFHDLGKAIDHEVEGSHAIVGGQIAKRYNEKPAVVNGIQYHHNEVDPMTPEAILVGAADALSAARPGARREALENYVRRIEQLEEIAKSFRYVDKAYAIQAGREVRIIIQPDKIDDALAEKLSHDVSHQIEEKMQYPGVIKVTVIREKRSVSYAS
- a CDS encoding TetR/AcrR family transcriptional regulator, producing MARRPNPELRLKRKKELMNSIISIINENSISATTTRKIANEADLTIASLHYYFGSKDGAMVETARFILDTWITDILEAPGDFEKKIVKLFTPSDNMAAFSQIITYPYRSKITLKMIKEIDDKFNILIKDVLRAKGFDVDASFTVADVLKTFLIGLGFKGYVYPEIIKEEIKVVTEFLNLNKERE